In Musa acuminata AAA Group cultivar baxijiao chromosome BXJ2-8, Cavendish_Baxijiao_AAA, whole genome shotgun sequence, one genomic interval encodes:
- the LOC108953651 gene encoding protein disulfide-isomerase SCO2-like: protein MALTNPNPLLSNPVAPPLLRIPSRCLLRCRAAADASSDWFRPRGDPPDGGRMSARDPGTRINATEESTDQSSSGNKKKKKKSKWWWWSRDRESYLANDSDALPLPMTYPDSSPVSPQEIDRRLQCDPSIEDCKPVVYEWTGKCRSCQGTGLVSYYNKRGRETICKCVPCLGIAHSVFSDFRRRWRLWLFFLEGNGLFKERGGKHKTRMPLQLIYDSIHGLWNRIGVGNISLTCLLKTPFDMKFLKDESLPPTRETKRGRDHLFLATTKRQSAARRWCRR from the exons ATGGCCCTCACCAACCCTAATCCCCTTCTCTCCAACCCCGTAGCCCCGCCTCTCCTTCGCATCCCCTCGCGTTGCCTCCTCCGTTGCCGCGCAGCCGCGGACGCCTCCTCGGACTGGTTCCGCCCCCGGGGCGACCCGCCCGATGGAGGGAGAATGTCTGCCCGGGACCCCGGGACTCGAATTAACGCGACGGAGGAGAGCACGGACCAGAGCAGCAGCggcaataagaagaagaagaagaaaagcaagtggtggtggtggtctcgGGACCGGGAGAGCTACTTGGCCAACGACTCCGACGCCCTGCCGCTGCCGATGACCTACCCTGACTCTTCCCCGGTGTCACCGCAGGAGATCGACCGCAGGCTCCAGTGTGATCCCAGTATCGAG GATTGTAAGCCAGTGGTGTACGAGTGGACGGGGAAGTGTAGGAGTTGCCAGGGGACGGGGTTGGTGAGCTACTACAACAAAAGGGGGCGGGAGACGATCTGCAAGTGCGTTCCCTGCCTTGGAATAG CTCATAGCGTCTTTTCTGATTTTCGTCGAAGGTGGAGGCTTTGGCTGTTCTTTCTGGAGGGTAATGGTCTCTTCAAGGAGAG GGGTGGGAAACACAAGACTCGCATGCCTCTTCAACTGATATATGATAGCATTCATGGCCTTTGGAACCGCATTGGGGTGGGGAACATATCACTCACatgcctactcaagactccttttgATATGAAGTTCCTCAAGGATGAATCCTTGCCACCAACAAGGGAGACCAAAAGAGGGAGAGATCATCTCTTTTTGGCTACTACTAAGAG GCAATCTGCGGCGCGCCGGTGGTGCCGCCGATGA